In the Parasphingorhabdus halotolerans genome, CTCAACCAGCGTTGCGCTGGCTTCGTTCATGCCGATCAATTCCACCGTTTTGCCTTCATTTTTGAGCCTCTCGACGATTTTATCGAGCATGCCCGTCGCCGAAATATCCCAGAAGTGCGCGTCGTGAACATCGATAATCACCTTATCGATACCGTCTTCGTTAAATTCCATCGCCTCGTAGAGCATATCAACCGAGCCAAAGAAAATCTGCCCGCCGAAAACGTAACGATGTGTAGTGATTTCGACGAAATCTTGAATCGTGACCAGCTGCCGCACTTTCCATGCGAAGAATATGCCCGAAAGCAACACGCCCGTGAGCACGCCGATGGAAAGGTCATGCGTCGCCACCACCATCACCACGGTGGCGATCATCACGAAATTGGAAGGCCAGGGGTGATGGGTAATTTCGGTAAAACTCTGCCAGCGGAATGTGCTGACAGAAACAAAGATCATTACCGCGACCAGCGCAGGCATCGGGATTTGCGCGACCCATGGACCCAAGCCGACAATCAACACAAGCAGCATTACACCGGCGACAAAGGTCGAAAGACGTCGGCGTCCCCGGATTTGATATTGATAACCGACTGACCGATCATTGCGCAACCGCCCATGCCGCCGATAAAACCAGTGACGAAATTGGCGATGCCCTGCCCATAGGTTTCACGCTTCTTGTCGCTACGGGTCTCGGTCATATCGTCCACGATGGATGCGGTCAGTAGCGATTCCAGCAAACCAACAGCGGCCATTGCCAACGAATAGGGCGCGATAATCCAGAGTGTTTCCCATTCGATGGGAATTTGCGGCACATGGAACCACGGCAAGCTATCGGGCAATTCACCCATATCACCAACCGTAAAGACATCTGCGCGGAAGATCATGCTGACCGCAGCCAACACGATAATTGCTGCGAGCGGCGACGGCACGAGTGTGGTGACTTTCGGCAGGCCATAGATAATCGCCAGACCGGCAGCGACCATCGCATAAGTCTGCCAGGTAAATGCTTCGCCGGTGAGTTGCGGAATTTGTGCCATGAAAATGAGGATCGCAAGGGCGTTCACGAAACCGGTGATTACCGAGCGCGAGATAAAGCGCATGAGCAGGTCCAGTCTTAACAGCGCGGCTATCGCTTGAAAAATACCCATTAATATCGTGGCTGCAAACAGATATTCCACGCCATGATCGCGCACCAAGGGCACCACCAACACTGCTACAGCCGCCGTCGCTGCGCTAATCATGCCGGGACGTCCGCCAATCATCGAAATAATTACAGCAATCGAGAAGCTGGCATAGAGCCCGACCCGCGGATCAACCCCGGCGATAATCGCAAAGCCGATGGCCTCTGGAATCAGCGCGAGCGCCACAACCAGACCGGCAAGGAATTCGGTTTTGGGATTGGATAGCCAGTCGCGTTTAAAGTCGCTGTGAATTGCCATAGGGCGCAGCCTTTGTATAAATTTGAAAAATGCTGCGGCGCAACATGGATTGATGGGGTCTTTGACGGATGGGGCATGGCTAGTCAAGGATTGCGACGACAATCACCATGTGCTCCGCACTTGATGCCGAGCTCTTCATATGAAGAGCACGCGATGCCACTATCAGTGCCGCATCAAGTGGCGGAGCACTAGACCTTGGCTAGTCTGTTGCTAAACCCGAAAATCCTCAATCACTGTCGCAACAGCTGCGATTTCTTCTTCATGATGAATTTCCCGCTCCGTTTCGGCAAGCGCCTGCGCTTCCCAGTGTTGCATAGCGGGATGGGCAATGATCTGGTCCACCCATTCCCGGCCGATGGGGCCGATACCCAGATCAAAGGATCGCACCCGAAATGCGACTGGAGCATAGAAGGCATCAACAATAGTGAATGTGTCTCCAGCCAGCCACGGGCCGCCGAAGCTTTCCAGACCCTGCGCAAACAGCTCGCTGATGCGGTCCAGATTGCGTTGGAGAGGTTTTTCAATTTTGTGCAACCTTGCCCGTACGCCAATGTTCATCGGGCAGATATTTCTGAGCGGCGCGAAACCGCCATGCATTTCTGCCGCCGCACATCGCGCCCACATTCTCGCTTTGGCCTCTTCTGGCCAGCAACCTTCATGCCGCTCTGCGAGATATTCCATGATCGCCAGTGAATCCCAAATCGTCAGATCATTGTCCTTCAGGCAGGGCACTTGCCCATTGGGCGTAAACTCCCGAAACCGCTCGTAATTGTCTTCTTCAAAGTAGATAATCACGTCTTTGAATGGAGTGTCCAACGCGGTCATCAACACCCAGGGGCGCAACGACCAGCTGGAATAATTGCGATTGGCAGTGATCAATGTGTAAGTCATTTCAGCTCCCGCAAGACAACGGCCTCAGGATTTCGGCCAGGAAAATTCAGCAGACCCTTTCACAACCTTGGAACCGGAAAACCGCGTCTGGTTAGTGGGTGGGCCGTTTGGCTCAGGAGCATCATCGGGCATGTCGCCCCCGGAGAAAAGATATTTTAACGCAATCCTGCCCGCTTTTTGATCATTCCACTCGAGTTTGAAGTCGATCGGACTTTCTGCACGATGATTGATCATTGTCCACTTTTTGGCTGGCAAGTTTACCGGCTTGCCATTCAAACGGATATCTTTGACTGGCTGTGAAGGGCGGACAAATACATAAAAGTCCCGTTCAATTTCAGCCATCTTTACCGACAACATGGCTTTATCAGCCGATTTCTCCAGCGCAAATTCAGGCAAGGCTACCGGTGTTTTCGGCGCTCGCGTGATCCGGAATTTCATACGCTTGGACGGCGTGGGACGAATATATCTCACGACCGTGCCTGGTCCGCCGGGCAATTCATCCGCGCCGGACGTGGTCGCCCAGTAAGATTTTTTACTATCTATGTCGGTATAGTGAAATAAATCACCGGGGCGCGGATAGCGGTCCGAAAAACCATCTGTGGCTGCGAGCCAGATACCACCCGAAATACAAAAGACAACCAACAACGTTCCCAGCCTCCGGCCATGTTTTCCTAAACTCCAAGGTAGAATTAACGGCCCTAGAAGCAGAATGAAAAATGGTACAAAAATCGCGACGACCGATGGCGTGATTGCCCCGACCGAAATATAGAATGCGTCGGTCAGAACAAATATCTGGGCGAACACCAGACCGCCCAGACCGAAGCATAGCACTTGCACAATTGCTGAATCGACTCCGAGCTTTCCGGCAGCAACCGCGATAAGAAGTGCCACCAACAACGGCCATATTGGCAACCAGTTTGCACCCGGCAGGGCGATTTGAGCCGCGACGGCCAGCAGAAACACAAGCAACGCCGAGCCGGTCCAGTGCGGGATGCGGGGGCGGATGATCAGAATCATTCCC is a window encoding:
- a CDS encoding glutathione S-transferase family protein produces the protein MTYTLITANRNYSSWSLRPWVLMTALDTPFKDVIIYFEEDNYERFREFTPNGQVPCLKDNDLTIWDSLAIMEYLAERHEGCWPEEAKARMWARCAAAEMHGGFAPLRNICPMNIGVRARLHKIEKPLQRNLDRISELFAQGLESFGGPWLAGDTFTIVDAFYAPVAFRVRSFDLGIGPIGREWVDQIIAHPAMQHWEAQALAETEREIHHEEEIAAVATVIEDFRV